TCCGAACCGTCAACGTAGCGCCCGCCCGTGCCGAGAGACATCTGCCGCAGCGACGCGGCGTTCAACCGCGTGATGACGGGACTGCCGTCCGGTCCCTGAAGCACCGAAGCCCCGCCCCGCCGCCGCGCGGCCATCGTCGGGTCCAGCGATGCCTCCCGCGTCAGGGGAATCTGTCCTCCGAGTTCGGTTCCGATCCCCACCGAGTGAATGACGATCCCCTGATCCCGGGCCCTCCCGATCGCCTCCCCCAAGGGGGCACCGGCGGTTTCCTCGCCATCGGACAAGACGACGATCGACTTGCGCGCGCTCTCCTCGCCGCCGGCGAGGAGGTCGATCGCCTGGGTGAGGCCGGAAGCGAGCGAGGATCCGCCCAGCCCCACCGCGGCGGGCCGCACCCCCTCCGCCAGCATCTCGATCGCGCTCATGTCCGTCGTCAGCGGCGAGAGCACATACGCGCGGCCCGCGAAGTAGACGACGCCCATCCGACCCTGCGTGCGCGTCGCGAGGCGGGCGGCCAACTGCCGCTGCACCTCCAGCCGGCTCGGCTCGACGTCGCCCGCCAGCATCGAGTTCGACGCGTCAAGCACGAGGATCGTTTCCGCCCCCCCTTCATCGAGACGCCGGGCCTCCGTCCCACCGGAACCGGAGGCGAGCGCGATGGCGGCGACGCCCGCGCCGAGCAGCGCCAGGCGAACGGGCGGGAGGGCGTGCGCCGGCAGCCGCACGTAGCGCTCGAGCAGCGAGGTCTCGGCAAGTTTCTCGCGATCCGCCCCCGACCGGCGCGACGCAAGCAGCCTGAGCCCTACGGCCACGGCTCCGAGCAGGAGGGCGATCGGGAGCGGGGCCACGGTCAGACCCAGACCCGGCGGGAACGCGTCGCCGCCACGAGGAGTTCGAGAAGGACGAGCGCGAGCGCCGCGATGAGAAGTTCCCGCCGCATCCCGACCCTCTCCTCCGTCCGCACTTCCTTGATCGGAGTGGTCTCGAGTTCGTTGATCCGCTCGTAGATCCGCGTGAGTCCCTCCGGGTCGGTGGCGCGAAAATAGAGCCCCCCCGTGCGGGTCGCCATGCGGTCGAGGAGTTCGTCGTTCACGTGGACGCGGATATTGGCGTACTGATACCCGAAGGCGGTCCGGGCCACAGGCACGGGGGCGACCCCGTCGCGGCCGACGCCGATGGTGTAGACGCGGATGCCGAGGGAGGCGGCCGCGGCCGTCGCCTCCTCCGGCGAGATGCCGCCGCTGTTGTTGTCTCCGTCGGTGAGCAGGACGACGATACGGGATTCCGGTTCCAGATCGCGGAGCCGGTTCGCCGCCGTGGCCAGCGCGACGCCGATGGCCGTCCCATCCCTGAGCTGTCCGGCCTCGAGCCGCTCCACGGCACTCTCCACCACGGCGTGGTCCAGGGTCCCGGGGACCATCGTGAGGGCCTCCCCGGCGAAAGCGACGAGGCCGATCCAGTCCGACTCCCGTCCCTCCACGAAGCGGATGACCTCCCGCTTCGCGACCTCGATGCGGTTATCGGGCCGGAAGTCCTCCGCCAGCATCGAACTCGAGATGTCGACCGCCAGCATGATCGCCACGCCCTCGCGCTCCGACTCCACGCGCTCCCATACACGCACGGGGTTGACGAGGGTGATGATGACGAGCGCGAGAGCGAGAGAGCGAAGGGCGGCCGGGAGCCACCACCAGAACCGCCCGCGACCGCGGCCCCGGGAACCGGCGAGACGGGCGATGTCCGGATACGGGAGACGGATCCTGCCGGAACCCATCAGGGCCCAACCGAGCGGCAGCAGGACGAGCAGCAGGAGGAACGGCCAGCCGGGAAGCGCGAACTCACTCACGCGGCGCCTCCATTCTTCCTCGCGACGGCCCCATCGGCGTCATCCCGGGCGGCGTCATCCGGCACGGCGCCCGGCTCGGCCGACTCGGCGGCCGGCGGCGACTCGGCCATGTCGGCGCGCACGAACGCCTCACCGATGTCCACGTCGCCGAGCGGACCCTCCCACTCCGTCCGCATGCGCGCGAAGCGGGCCAGGATCGAGTGGCGCAGAGCGGCGACGAGCCCCGCATCGGAGTCGCCGAGCCCCAGGAGTTCCCTCGACGGCGCCCACCCGCGCGTCACGTTCGCGTAGCGCCGAAGCGTCTCCTCGTAGCCGTCGTAGAACCGATCACCGGTCACCTGCTGCCGGACCCATCCCTCGCGGAGGCGCGCGAGGTCGCGAAGCGCGAGATCGCCCGGGCCGAGGGGGACATCGGCGGCGGTCGCGGCGGTGCGGCCGCGGCGCCAGGTCCACCAGGCGAGTCCGGCGAGCGCCCCGGCGAGGACGACCAGCCACCAGGGCGGGGCCCGCAGGCTGAGCAGGGGCCGGGCATCCCTCAGCTCGAGGGGATCATCCGCCGCCGGCAACACGCTCACTACGGGGACCGCGGGCGGCTGCAGCCGACGGACGACGCCGCCCGCGGCCGCGAGTTCCACCTCCACCGGCGGGATGACGAGCGTGTCGGCGCGCCAGGCGCGAATCGTGTACTCCGCTTCCCATCGCCGACCCTCGTCGACGGACCGGATCTGCACCGGCCCCGTCTGCTCGATCGACTCCGGCCCGTCGATGAGCGCGGGAAAGCGAACCTCTCCGGTTCTGTCCTGTCCAACGACGAGGCGGACCGTGAACTCTTCGCCGACCCGCACGGACTCCGGTAGCACCGTCGCCTCGAGGTCGACCGCCGACTGGGAGGCCAGCCCCGGGGCGCACCCCAGGGTCAACGTCAGGCCGAGCGCCGCCCGGACCGTCCGCCGGGACCTCCTCACCGGAGCCTCCGCCGGCTGCGGGCGGCGAAGAAGCCGGAGAGCCGGGACTCGTACGGGGTGTCGGTACGCAGCCGCATGAGGTCGACGTGGCAGTGCGCACACAGGCGCTCCAGCGCCCGCGCTCCCGTCGTCGAGTGCTCCATGAGCCGCTGCCGAACCGCCGCATCTCCGAGGTCGACCACGGCGCGATCCCCCGTTTCGGGGTCCACGACTTCGACCCAGCCCGATGCCGGGATCGTCGTTTCCGCAGGGTCATCGACCGCGAGCGCCACCACGTCGTGGCGGCCCGAGAGCCCCAACAGCGGGCGGGCCAGGTCCCCGGCGCCCACGAAGTCCGAAATCACGAACACGAGGGAGCGGACGGTGAGCATGCGCGCCGCCGTCGCGAGCGCGAGATCGAGATCCGTCCCCTTCCCCTCGGGCCGGACGGACACCAGTTCATGCAGGAGGCGCAGGTTGCGGTTGCGGCCCCGCGCCGGCCGCACGTAACGCTCGATGCGGTCGCTGACGAGGAGCATGCCCACCGGATCTCCGGCGCGCATCGCCGCGAGCGCGAGCGTGCTCGCCACCTCCGCGACGAGGTCGCGCTTCAGCGATCGCCGCGTACCGAACTCGTTCGAGGCGGAGACATCGACGACGAGGAGGACGGCAAGCTCCCGTTCCTCCACGAAGCGCTTCACGTACGGGCGCCGCATGCGGGCGGTCACCTTCCAGTCGATCGCCTGGAACGGGTCGCCCGGCTGATATTCGCGGACCTCGGAGAACTCGATGCCGTGTCCGCGGAAAAGCGACGGGTAGGGCCCCAGAGCCGGGTTGTCCATGAACCGCCGGCTCTTCAACTCCAGCCGCCGAACCTCTTTGGACGCGGCGGAGGAGTCGGCCGTCGGCGCCGGCCGTCGCGGGCGCCACAGGAAGTCGGGCAGCCTCACGGCACCGGCACGGTCTCCAGGAGATGGTCGAGGATGTGATCGGCATCGATCTGTTCCGCCTGCGCCTGGAAGGTCAGGACGAGCCGATGCCGAAGAACATCGCGGGCGATCGCCTTCACATCCTCCGGAACGACGAAGGCCCGGCCCTCGATGAAGGCATGGGCGCGTGCCGCTCTCGCGAGGAATATCGTGGCGCGCGGCGAGGCCCCGAACTCGATCCAGTCCACGAACTGCGCCAGGCCGTGGGCCGCGGGCTCACGCGTCGCGAGCACGAGCTGGAGGATGTAGTCCTCGAGCCGGCGGTCCACATAGATCGCCGGAAGCATGGCGCGCGCGGCGAGGATACGATCCGGTTCCACGACGGCCTCGACGGGGGGCGGATCCTCTCCCGCCATGAGCCGCATGATGGATCTCTCTTCCTCGGGCGCTGGGTAGCCGACGCGGGTCTTGAACATGAACCGGTCCACCTGCGCCTCGGGAAGCGGATAGGTGCCCTCGTGCTCGATGGGATTCTGCGTGGCCATGACGAGGAACGGCACGGGGAGCGGATGCGTCTCCTCTCCGATCGTCACCTGGCGTTCCTGCATCGCCTCCAGCAGGGCGGACTGGACCTTGGCGGGCGCGCGGTTGATCTCATCGGCAAGGACGATGTTCGCAAAGATCGGCCCCCGCTTCGGAGTGAAGGTGCCCGTCTTCTCCTCCCACACGAGCGTCCCCACGACATCGGCGGGCAGCAGATCCGGCGTGAACTGGATACGCCGGAACGTGGTGTGGATCGCCTCGGCAAGCGTGCTGACGGTGAGCGTCTTCGCGAGTCCCGGCACACCTTCCAGCAGAATATGGCCGCCCGTGACGAGGCTCATCAGAACGCGGTCGAGGAGGGCATGCTGTCCGACGATCCGTTTCGCCA
This genomic stretch from Candidatus Palauibacter scopulicola harbors:
- a CDS encoding VWA domain-containing protein, translated to MAPLPIALLLGAVAVGLRLLASRRSGADREKLAETSLLERYVRLPAHALPPVRLALLGAGVAAIALASGSGGTEARRLDEGGAETILVLDASNSMLAGDVEPSRLEVQRQLAARLATRTQGRMGVVYFAGRAYVLSPLTTDMSAIEMLAEGVRPAAVGLGGSSLASGLTQAIDLLAGGEESARKSIVVLSDGEETAGAPLGEAIGRARDQGIVIHSVGIGTELGGQIPLTREASLDPTMAARRRGGASVLQGPDGSPVITRLNAASLRQMSLGTGGRYVDGSDGTDAIERELAEGDREPLTSTDDVAVAALLLLAFVSLWGEGFLLPRG
- a CDS encoding VWA domain-containing protein translates to MSEFALPGWPFLLLLVLLPLGWALMGSGRIRLPYPDIARLAGSRGRGRGRFWWWLPAALRSLALALVIITLVNPVRVWERVESEREGVAIMLAVDISSSMLAEDFRPDNRIEVAKREVIRFVEGRESDWIGLVAFAGEALTMVPGTLDHAVVESAVERLEAGQLRDGTAIGVALATAANRLRDLEPESRIVVLLTDGDNNSGGISPEEATAAAASLGIRVYTIGVGRDGVAPVPVARTAFGYQYANIRVHVNDELLDRMATRTGGLYFRATDPEGLTRIYERINELETTPIKEVRTEERVGMRRELLIAALALVLLELLVAATRSRRVWV
- a CDS encoding DUF58 domain-containing protein — translated: MRLPDFLWRPRRPAPTADSSAASKEVRRLELKSRRFMDNPALGPYPSLFRGHGIEFSEVREYQPGDPFQAIDWKVTARMRRPYVKRFVEERELAVLLVVDVSASNEFGTRRSLKRDLVAEVASTLALAAMRAGDPVGMLLVSDRIERYVRPARGRNRNLRLLHELVSVRPEGKGTDLDLALATAARMLTVRSLVFVISDFVGAGDLARPLLGLSGRHDVVALAVDDPAETTIPASGWVEVVDPETGDRAVVDLGDAAVRQRLMEHSTTGARALERLCAHCHVDLMRLRTDTPYESRLSGFFAARSRRRLR
- a CDS encoding MoxR family ATPase, with translation MNGEAGTAQRISGEDLETQEAAIREAGAFVAEVRNELAKRIVGQHALLDRVLMSLVTGGHILLEGVPGLAKTLTVSTLAEAIHTTFRRIQFTPDLLPADVVGTLVWEEKTGTFTPKRGPIFANIVLADEINRAPAKVQSALLEAMQERQVTIGEETHPLPVPFLVMATQNPIEHEGTYPLPEAQVDRFMFKTRVGYPAPEEERSIMRLMAGEDPPPVEAVVEPDRILAARAMLPAIYVDRRLEDYILQLVLATREPAAHGLAQFVDWIEFGASPRATIFLARAARAHAFIEGRAFVVPEDVKAIARDVLRHRLVLTFQAQAEQIDADHILDHLLETVPVP